The following coding sequences lie in one Salmo salar chromosome ssa13, Ssal_v3.1, whole genome shotgun sequence genomic window:
- the LOC106567364 gene encoding zinc finger protein 175 isoform X6 has protein sequence MARKYVVYEDCLLPLFKTCPVCRGSCNIDKFIQDTLLTINRFCNHCDHRSQWKSQPFNLPAEYLSSSAAKVSTGTTDAPTGTSTGTSTDAQTGTSTGTFNAQTLKTAEESGLLLESNDGDICNKGLEDIQTLVFETTLCLDDEVHNDKAIKKKRQSLEEQKEVGEEEMEGEEEMEGEEETREEESSDREWEPEVELGELLASDSEGDSPALCPDCGTFTKGSKAHVCEHVKPFVCQDCGKRFVNEVSLNIHRRIHKPGYVHECKYCLKPLQSRPEKLRHEESHPRVEKPYECPDCPKRFSDIKARDSHIQGHRGPTQHICNICKMEFNKKHILERHMLVHSGDKSYTCLECQRSFNQASHLKSHLRLHTGERPYKCQQCDKSFNHNVSLKSHVQRYHPGLGYGTKEKEEGQELISNSATQTEQQVMIEESREPNAETGQKRVKRALRAGRKRKRQTFDPEEFGESNNSDSEFNPEEEESGSNSDSDFNPEEEESGSKRRSTGRPIGRPKGRPGTTRKIYAGTVGKELDGSNLNEHKSAKQWDQEEARRSDPEVVGERGSKRKATSRGRGRGRGRPKTIREMHEGTTCEELVGSNLNEQVPSIETALSELLESCWSIQNVDEAFDPMPN, from the exons ATGGCGAGGAAGTATGTGGTCTACGAAGACTGCCTCCTTCCGTTGTTCAAGACTTGTCCAGTCTGTCGCGGCTCCTGCAACATCGACAAGTTCATCCAAGACACCCTGCTCACCATCAACCGGTTCTGCAACCACTGTGACCACCGGAGCCAATGGAAGAGCCAGCCCTTTAACCTCCCAGCTGAATACCTGTCCTCCTCAGCAGCCAAAGTATCAACGGGCACAACTGATGCTCCTACTGGCACGTCAACTGGTACATCCACTGATGCTCAGACTGGCACCTCAACTGGCACCTTCAATGCTCAGACCTTGAAG ACTGCGGAGGAAAGTGGTCTTCTGTTGGAGAGTAACGATGGTGATATCTGCAACAAAGGTCTGGAGGACATTCAAACCCTGGTGTTTGAGACGACTCTTTGTTTGGATGACGAAGTTCACAACGACAAAGCCATTAAGAAGAAACGTCAGTCATTAGAGGAACAAAAAGAGGTGGGGGAGGAAGaaatggagggggaggaagaaatggagggggaggaggagacaagGGAGGAGGAGAGCTCTGATAGGGAGTGGGAACCGGAGGTGGAGTTAGGTGAACTTCTAGCCTCAGATTCTGAAGGGGATTCCCCGGCGCTATGCCCGGATTGCGGCACGTTCACCAAAGGCTCCAAGGCTCACGTCTGCGAGCATGTGAAGCCGTTCGTCTGCCAGGACTGTGGTAAGCGGTTCGTTAACGAGGTCTCTCTTAACATTCACAGAAGAATCCACAAGCCAGGCTATGTGCATGAGTGCAAGTACTGCCTCAAGCCGCTTCAGAGCAGGCCGGAGAAACTAAGGCACGAGGAGAGCCACCCGCGTGTGGAAAAGCCCTACGAATGCCCTGACTGCCCCAAACGATTTAGCGACATTAAAGCCCGAGACAGCCACATTCAAGGTCACAGAGGGCCCACACAGCACATTTGCAACATCTGTAAAATGGAGTTCAACAAAAAACACATCCTGGAAAGACACATGCTAGTCCATAGCGGGGACAAGTCCTACACATGCCTCGAGTGTCAGCGCTCCTTCAACCAAGCGAGCCATCTCAAGTCCCACTTGCGCCTCCACACCGGCGAGCGCCCGTACAAGTGCCAGCAATGTGACAAGTCCTTCAACCACAACGTGAGTCTGAAAAGCCACGTCCAGCGCTACCACCCAGGCCTTGGCTACGGGACcaaggagaaggaagagggacAGGAGCTCATCTCAAACTCAGCGACTCAGACTGAACAACAGGTAATGATAGAGGAGAGTCGAGAGCCAAACGCAGAGACTGGGCAGAAGAGAGTGAAGAGGGCACTCAgggcagggaggaagaggaaacgACAGACCTTTGACCCTGAGGAGTTTGGAGAGAGTAACAACAGTGACTCAGAATTCAACCcagaagaggaggagagcgggAGCAACAGTGACTCTGACTTCAACCCAGAGGAAGAAGAGAGTGGGAGCAAAAGGAGGAGTACAGGTAGACCAATAGGCAGACCAAAAGGAAGACCAGGGACCACCAGAAAGATCTATGCAGGAACTGTTGGTAAAGAGCTTGATGGATCGAACCTGAATGAACACAAATCTGCAAAACAGTGGGATCAGGAGGAAGCGAGGCGGAGCGACCCAGaggtggtgggggagagagggagcaaaaGGAAAGCCACAagcagaggaagggggagaggcagGGGAAGACCAAAAACCATTAGAGAGATGCATGAGGGAACTACTTGCGAAGAGCTTGTTGGATCTAACCTGAATGAACAAGTACCATCAATAGAGACTGCTCTTTCTGAACTTTTAGAGAGTTGTTGGTCAATTCAAAATGTAGATGAGGCTTTTGACCCGATGCCAAATTAA
- the LOC106567364 gene encoding zinc finger protein 175 isoform X7, which yields MWSTKTASFRCSRLVQSVAAPATSTSSSKTPCSPSTGSATTVTTGANGRASPLTSQLNTCPPQQPKYQRAQLMLLLARQLTAEESGLLLESNDGDICNKGLEDIQTLVFETTLCLDDEVHNDKAIKKKRQSLEEQKEVGEEEMEGEEEMEGEEETREEESSDREWEPEVELGELLASDSEGDSPALCPDCGTFTKGSKAHVCEHVKPFVCQDCGKRFVNEVSLNIHRRIHKPGYVHECKYCLKPLQSRPEKLRHEESHPRVEKPYECPDCPKRFSDIKARDSHIQGHRGPTQHICNICKMEFNKKHILERHMLVHSGDKSYTCLECQRSFNQASHLKSHLRLHTGERPYKCQQCDKSFNHNVSLKSHVQRYHPGLGYGTKEKEEGQELISNSATQTEQQVMIEESREPNAETGQKRVKRALRAGRKRKRQTFDPEEFGESNNSDSEFNPEEEESGSNSDSDFNPEEEESGSKRRSTGRPIGRPKGRPGTTRKIYAGTVGKELDGSNLNEHKSAKQWDQEEARRSDPEVVGERGSKRKATSRGRGRGRGRPKTIREMHEGTTCEELVGSNLNEQVPSIETALSELLESCWSIQNVDEAFDPMPN from the exons ATGTGGTCTACGAAGACTGCCTCCTTCCGTTGTTCAAGACTTGTCCAGTCTGTCGCGGCTCCTGCAACATCGACAAGTTCATCCAAGACACCCTGCTCACCATCAACCGGTTCTGCAACCACTGTGACCACCGGAGCCAATGGAAGAGCCAGCCCTTTAACCTCCCAGCTGAATACCTGTCCTCCTCAGCAGCCAAAGTATCAACGGGCACAACTGATGCTCCTACTGGCACGTCAACTG ACTGCGGAGGAAAGTGGTCTTCTGTTGGAGAGTAACGATGGTGATATCTGCAACAAAGGTCTGGAGGACATTCAAACCCTGGTGTTTGAGACGACTCTTTGTTTGGATGACGAAGTTCACAACGACAAAGCCATTAAGAAGAAACGTCAGTCATTAGAGGAACAAAAAGAGGTGGGGGAGGAAGaaatggagggggaggaagaaatggagggggaggaggagacaagGGAGGAGGAGAGCTCTGATAGGGAGTGGGAACCGGAGGTGGAGTTAGGTGAACTTCTAGCCTCAGATTCTGAAGGGGATTCCCCGGCGCTATGCCCGGATTGCGGCACGTTCACCAAAGGCTCCAAGGCTCACGTCTGCGAGCATGTGAAGCCGTTCGTCTGCCAGGACTGTGGTAAGCGGTTCGTTAACGAGGTCTCTCTTAACATTCACAGAAGAATCCACAAGCCAGGCTATGTGCATGAGTGCAAGTACTGCCTCAAGCCGCTTCAGAGCAGGCCGGAGAAACTAAGGCACGAGGAGAGCCACCCGCGTGTGGAAAAGCCCTACGAATGCCCTGACTGCCCCAAACGATTTAGCGACATTAAAGCCCGAGACAGCCACATTCAAGGTCACAGAGGGCCCACACAGCACATTTGCAACATCTGTAAAATGGAGTTCAACAAAAAACACATCCTGGAAAGACACATGCTAGTCCATAGCGGGGACAAGTCCTACACATGCCTCGAGTGTCAGCGCTCCTTCAACCAAGCGAGCCATCTCAAGTCCCACTTGCGCCTCCACACCGGCGAGCGCCCGTACAAGTGCCAGCAATGTGACAAGTCCTTCAACCACAACGTGAGTCTGAAAAGCCACGTCCAGCGCTACCACCCAGGCCTTGGCTACGGGACcaaggagaaggaagagggacAGGAGCTCATCTCAAACTCAGCGACTCAGACTGAACAACAGGTAATGATAGAGGAGAGTCGAGAGCCAAACGCAGAGACTGGGCAGAAGAGAGTGAAGAGGGCACTCAgggcagggaggaagaggaaacgACAGACCTTTGACCCTGAGGAGTTTGGAGAGAGTAACAACAGTGACTCAGAATTCAACCcagaagaggaggagagcgggAGCAACAGTGACTCTGACTTCAACCCAGAGGAAGAAGAGAGTGGGAGCAAAAGGAGGAGTACAGGTAGACCAATAGGCAGACCAAAAGGAAGACCAGGGACCACCAGAAAGATCTATGCAGGAACTGTTGGTAAAGAGCTTGATGGATCGAACCTGAATGAACACAAATCTGCAAAACAGTGGGATCAGGAGGAAGCGAGGCGGAGCGACCCAGaggtggtgggggagagagggagcaaaaGGAAAGCCACAagcagaggaagggggagaggcagGGGAAGACCAAAAACCATTAGAGAGATGCATGAGGGAACTACTTGCGAAGAGCTTGTTGGATCTAACCTGAATGAACAAGTACCATCAATAGAGACTGCTCTTTCTGAACTTTTAGAGAGTTGTTGGTCAATTCAAAATGTAGATGAGGCTTTTGACCCGATGCCAAATTAA
- the LOC106567364 gene encoding RE1-silencing transcription factor isoform X3, with amino-acid sequence MSHIPPVEHMTSGVTKDEGCQYEPPPVCNIMVPSPPRPVLVPLKHNVSTQAYYYREKNKNKAIQVQPIQKNVGVNTRFTEDIPHREVNRLNSVTVYMARKYVVYEDCLLPLFKTCPVCRGSCNIDKFIQDTLLTINRFCNHCDHRSQWKSQPFNLPAEYLSSSAAKVSTGTTDAPTGTSTGTSTDAQTGTSTGTFNAQTLKTAEESGLLLESNDGDICNKGLEDIQTLVFETTLCLDDEVHNDKAIKKKRQSLEEQKEVGEEEMEGEEEMEGEEETREEESSDREWEPEVELGELLASDSEGDSPALCPDCGTFTKGSKAHVCEHVKPFVCQDCGKRFVNEVSLNIHRRIHKPGYVHECKYCLKPLQSRPEKLRHEESHPRVEKPYECPDCPKRFSDIKARDSHIQGHRGPTQHICNICKMEFNKKHILERHMLVHSGDKSYTCLECQRSFNQASHLKSHLRLHTGERPYKCQQCDKSFNHNVSLKSHVQRYHPGLGYGTKEKEEGQELISNSATQTEQQVMIEESREPNAETGQKRVKRALRAGRKRKRQTFDPEEFGESNNSDSEFNPEEEESGSNSDSDFNPEEEESGSKRRSTGRPIGRPKGRPGTTRKIYAGTVGKELDGSNLNEHKSAKQWDQEEARRSDPEVVGERGSKRKATSRGRGRGRGRPKTIREMHEGTTCEELVGSNLNEQVPSIETALSELLESCWSIQNVDEAFDPMPN; translated from the exons GTGGAACACATGACGTCGGGTGTGACAAAAGATGAGGGATGCCAATATGAACCACCACCAGTATGCAACATTATGGTACCATCACCTCCAAGACCTGTTCTGGTACCGTTAAAACACAACGTGTCAACACAGGCTTATTATtacagagaaaaaaataaaaacaaag CCATCCAAGTGCAGCCAATCCAGAAGAATGTAGGAGTCAATACAAGGTTTACGGAGGACATACCACACAGGGAAGTGAACCG GTTAAACTCTGTCACGGTGTACATGGCGAGGAAGTATGTGGTCTACGAAGACTGCCTCCTTCCGTTGTTCAAGACTTGTCCAGTCTGTCGCGGCTCCTGCAACATCGACAAGTTCATCCAAGACACCCTGCTCACCATCAACCGGTTCTGCAACCACTGTGACCACCGGAGCCAATGGAAGAGCCAGCCCTTTAACCTCCCAGCTGAATACCTGTCCTCCTCAGCAGCCAAAGTATCAACGGGCACAACTGATGCTCCTACTGGCACGTCAACTGGTACATCCACTGATGCTCAGACTGGCACCTCAACTGGCACCTTCAATGCTCAGACCTTGAAG ACTGCGGAGGAAAGTGGTCTTCTGTTGGAGAGTAACGATGGTGATATCTGCAACAAAGGTCTGGAGGACATTCAAACCCTGGTGTTTGAGACGACTCTTTGTTTGGATGACGAAGTTCACAACGACAAAGCCATTAAGAAGAAACGTCAGTCATTAGAGGAACAAAAAGAGGTGGGGGAGGAAGaaatggagggggaggaagaaatggagggggaggaggagacaagGGAGGAGGAGAGCTCTGATAGGGAGTGGGAACCGGAGGTGGAGTTAGGTGAACTTCTAGCCTCAGATTCTGAAGGGGATTCCCCGGCGCTATGCCCGGATTGCGGCACGTTCACCAAAGGCTCCAAGGCTCACGTCTGCGAGCATGTGAAGCCGTTCGTCTGCCAGGACTGTGGTAAGCGGTTCGTTAACGAGGTCTCTCTTAACATTCACAGAAGAATCCACAAGCCAGGCTATGTGCATGAGTGCAAGTACTGCCTCAAGCCGCTTCAGAGCAGGCCGGAGAAACTAAGGCACGAGGAGAGCCACCCGCGTGTGGAAAAGCCCTACGAATGCCCTGACTGCCCCAAACGATTTAGCGACATTAAAGCCCGAGACAGCCACATTCAAGGTCACAGAGGGCCCACACAGCACATTTGCAACATCTGTAAAATGGAGTTCAACAAAAAACACATCCTGGAAAGACACATGCTAGTCCATAGCGGGGACAAGTCCTACACATGCCTCGAGTGTCAGCGCTCCTTCAACCAAGCGAGCCATCTCAAGTCCCACTTGCGCCTCCACACCGGCGAGCGCCCGTACAAGTGCCAGCAATGTGACAAGTCCTTCAACCACAACGTGAGTCTGAAAAGCCACGTCCAGCGCTACCACCCAGGCCTTGGCTACGGGACcaaggagaaggaagagggacAGGAGCTCATCTCAAACTCAGCGACTCAGACTGAACAACAGGTAATGATAGAGGAGAGTCGAGAGCCAAACGCAGAGACTGGGCAGAAGAGAGTGAAGAGGGCACTCAgggcagggaggaagaggaaacgACAGACCTTTGACCCTGAGGAGTTTGGAGAGAGTAACAACAGTGACTCAGAATTCAACCcagaagaggaggagagcgggAGCAACAGTGACTCTGACTTCAACCCAGAGGAAGAAGAGAGTGGGAGCAAAAGGAGGAGTACAGGTAGACCAATAGGCAGACCAAAAGGAAGACCAGGGACCACCAGAAAGATCTATGCAGGAACTGTTGGTAAAGAGCTTGATGGATCGAACCTGAATGAACACAAATCTGCAAAACAGTGGGATCAGGAGGAAGCGAGGCGGAGCGACCCAGaggtggtgggggagagagggagcaaaaGGAAAGCCACAagcagaggaagggggagaggcagGGGAAGACCAAAAACCATTAGAGAGATGCATGAGGGAACTACTTGCGAAGAGCTTGTTGGATCTAACCTGAATGAACAAGTACCATCAATAGAGACTGCTCTTTCTGAACTTTTAGAGAGTTGTTGGTCAATTCAAAATGTAGATGAGGCTTTTGACCCGATGCCAAATTAA
- the LOC106567364 gene encoding zinc finger protein 175 isoform X5 — MIKKNVSSSRLNSVTVYMARKYVVYEDCLLPLFKTCPVCRGSCNIDKFIQDTLLTINRFCNHCDHRSQWKSQPFNLPAEYLSSSAAKVSTGTTDAPTGTSTGTSTDAQTGTSTGTFNAQTLKTAEESGLLLESNDGDICNKGLEDIQTLVFETTLCLDDEVHNDKAIKKKRQSLEEQKEVGEEEMEGEEEMEGEEETREEESSDREWEPEVELGELLASDSEGDSPALCPDCGTFTKGSKAHVCEHVKPFVCQDCGKRFVNEVSLNIHRRIHKPGYVHECKYCLKPLQSRPEKLRHEESHPRVEKPYECPDCPKRFSDIKARDSHIQGHRGPTQHICNICKMEFNKKHILERHMLVHSGDKSYTCLECQRSFNQASHLKSHLRLHTGERPYKCQQCDKSFNHNVSLKSHVQRYHPGLGYGTKEKEEGQELISNSATQTEQQVMIEESREPNAETGQKRVKRALRAGRKRKRQTFDPEEFGESNNSDSEFNPEEEESGSNSDSDFNPEEEESGSKRRSTGRPIGRPKGRPGTTRKIYAGTVGKELDGSNLNEHKSAKQWDQEEARRSDPEVVGERGSKRKATSRGRGRGRGRPKTIREMHEGTTCEELVGSNLNEQVPSIETALSELLESCWSIQNVDEAFDPMPN, encoded by the exons atgattaaaaaaaatgtatcttcttCCAGGTTAAACTCTGTCACGGTGTACATGGCGAGGAAGTATGTGGTCTACGAAGACTGCCTCCTTCCGTTGTTCAAGACTTGTCCAGTCTGTCGCGGCTCCTGCAACATCGACAAGTTCATCCAAGACACCCTGCTCACCATCAACCGGTTCTGCAACCACTGTGACCACCGGAGCCAATGGAAGAGCCAGCCCTTTAACCTCCCAGCTGAATACCTGTCCTCCTCAGCAGCCAAAGTATCAACGGGCACAACTGATGCTCCTACTGGCACGTCAACTGGTACATCCACTGATGCTCAGACTGGCACCTCAACTGGCACCTTCAATGCTCAGACCTTGAAG ACTGCGGAGGAAAGTGGTCTTCTGTTGGAGAGTAACGATGGTGATATCTGCAACAAAGGTCTGGAGGACATTCAAACCCTGGTGTTTGAGACGACTCTTTGTTTGGATGACGAAGTTCACAACGACAAAGCCATTAAGAAGAAACGTCAGTCATTAGAGGAACAAAAAGAGGTGGGGGAGGAAGaaatggagggggaggaagaaatggagggggaggaggagacaagGGAGGAGGAGAGCTCTGATAGGGAGTGGGAACCGGAGGTGGAGTTAGGTGAACTTCTAGCCTCAGATTCTGAAGGGGATTCCCCGGCGCTATGCCCGGATTGCGGCACGTTCACCAAAGGCTCCAAGGCTCACGTCTGCGAGCATGTGAAGCCGTTCGTCTGCCAGGACTGTGGTAAGCGGTTCGTTAACGAGGTCTCTCTTAACATTCACAGAAGAATCCACAAGCCAGGCTATGTGCATGAGTGCAAGTACTGCCTCAAGCCGCTTCAGAGCAGGCCGGAGAAACTAAGGCACGAGGAGAGCCACCCGCGTGTGGAAAAGCCCTACGAATGCCCTGACTGCCCCAAACGATTTAGCGACATTAAAGCCCGAGACAGCCACATTCAAGGTCACAGAGGGCCCACACAGCACATTTGCAACATCTGTAAAATGGAGTTCAACAAAAAACACATCCTGGAAAGACACATGCTAGTCCATAGCGGGGACAAGTCCTACACATGCCTCGAGTGTCAGCGCTCCTTCAACCAAGCGAGCCATCTCAAGTCCCACTTGCGCCTCCACACCGGCGAGCGCCCGTACAAGTGCCAGCAATGTGACAAGTCCTTCAACCACAACGTGAGTCTGAAAAGCCACGTCCAGCGCTACCACCCAGGCCTTGGCTACGGGACcaaggagaaggaagagggacAGGAGCTCATCTCAAACTCAGCGACTCAGACTGAACAACAGGTAATGATAGAGGAGAGTCGAGAGCCAAACGCAGAGACTGGGCAGAAGAGAGTGAAGAGGGCACTCAgggcagggaggaagaggaaacgACAGACCTTTGACCCTGAGGAGTTTGGAGAGAGTAACAACAGTGACTCAGAATTCAACCcagaagaggaggagagcgggAGCAACAGTGACTCTGACTTCAACCCAGAGGAAGAAGAGAGTGGGAGCAAAAGGAGGAGTACAGGTAGACCAATAGGCAGACCAAAAGGAAGACCAGGGACCACCAGAAAGATCTATGCAGGAACTGTTGGTAAAGAGCTTGATGGATCGAACCTGAATGAACACAAATCTGCAAAACAGTGGGATCAGGAGGAAGCGAGGCGGAGCGACCCAGaggtggtgggggagagagggagcaaaaGGAAAGCCACAagcagaggaagggggagaggcagGGGAAGACCAAAAACCATTAGAGAGATGCATGAGGGAACTACTTGCGAAGAGCTTGTTGGATCTAACCTGAATGAACAAGTACCATCAATAGAGACTGCTCTTTCTGAACTTTTAGAGAGTTGTTGGTCAATTCAAAATGTAGATGAGGCTTTTGACCCGATGCCAAATTAA
- the LOC106567364 gene encoding RE1-silencing transcription factor isoform X4: MTSGVTKDEGCQYEPPPVCNIMVPSPPRPVLVPLKHNVSTQAYYYREKNKNKAIQVQPIQKNVGVNTRFTEDIPHREVNRLNSVTVYMARKYVVYEDCLLPLFKTCPVCRGSCNIDKFIQDTLLTINRFCNHCDHRSQWKSQPFNLPAEYLSSSAAKVSTGTTDAPTGTSTGTSTDAQTGTSTGTFNAQTLKTAEESGLLLESNDGDICNKGLEDIQTLVFETTLCLDDEVHNDKAIKKKRQSLEEQKEVGEEEMEGEEEMEGEEETREEESSDREWEPEVELGELLASDSEGDSPALCPDCGTFTKGSKAHVCEHVKPFVCQDCGKRFVNEVSLNIHRRIHKPGYVHECKYCLKPLQSRPEKLRHEESHPRVEKPYECPDCPKRFSDIKARDSHIQGHRGPTQHICNICKMEFNKKHILERHMLVHSGDKSYTCLECQRSFNQASHLKSHLRLHTGERPYKCQQCDKSFNHNVSLKSHVQRYHPGLGYGTKEKEEGQELISNSATQTEQQVMIEESREPNAETGQKRVKRALRAGRKRKRQTFDPEEFGESNNSDSEFNPEEEESGSNSDSDFNPEEEESGSKRRSTGRPIGRPKGRPGTTRKIYAGTVGKELDGSNLNEHKSAKQWDQEEARRSDPEVVGERGSKRKATSRGRGRGRGRPKTIREMHEGTTCEELVGSNLNEQVPSIETALSELLESCWSIQNVDEAFDPMPN, encoded by the exons ATGACGTCGGGTGTGACAAAAGATGAGGGATGCCAATATGAACCACCACCAGTATGCAACATTATGGTACCATCACCTCCAAGACCTGTTCTGGTACCGTTAAAACACAACGTGTCAACACAGGCTTATTATtacagagaaaaaaataaaaacaaag CCATCCAAGTGCAGCCAATCCAGAAGAATGTAGGAGTCAATACAAGGTTTACGGAGGACATACCACACAGGGAAGTGAACCG GTTAAACTCTGTCACGGTGTACATGGCGAGGAAGTATGTGGTCTACGAAGACTGCCTCCTTCCGTTGTTCAAGACTTGTCCAGTCTGTCGCGGCTCCTGCAACATCGACAAGTTCATCCAAGACACCCTGCTCACCATCAACCGGTTCTGCAACCACTGTGACCACCGGAGCCAATGGAAGAGCCAGCCCTTTAACCTCCCAGCTGAATACCTGTCCTCCTCAGCAGCCAAAGTATCAACGGGCACAACTGATGCTCCTACTGGCACGTCAACTGGTACATCCACTGATGCTCAGACTGGCACCTCAACTGGCACCTTCAATGCTCAGACCTTGAAG ACTGCGGAGGAAAGTGGTCTTCTGTTGGAGAGTAACGATGGTGATATCTGCAACAAAGGTCTGGAGGACATTCAAACCCTGGTGTTTGAGACGACTCTTTGTTTGGATGACGAAGTTCACAACGACAAAGCCATTAAGAAGAAACGTCAGTCATTAGAGGAACAAAAAGAGGTGGGGGAGGAAGaaatggagggggaggaagaaatggagggggaggaggagacaagGGAGGAGGAGAGCTCTGATAGGGAGTGGGAACCGGAGGTGGAGTTAGGTGAACTTCTAGCCTCAGATTCTGAAGGGGATTCCCCGGCGCTATGCCCGGATTGCGGCACGTTCACCAAAGGCTCCAAGGCTCACGTCTGCGAGCATGTGAAGCCGTTCGTCTGCCAGGACTGTGGTAAGCGGTTCGTTAACGAGGTCTCTCTTAACATTCACAGAAGAATCCACAAGCCAGGCTATGTGCATGAGTGCAAGTACTGCCTCAAGCCGCTTCAGAGCAGGCCGGAGAAACTAAGGCACGAGGAGAGCCACCCGCGTGTGGAAAAGCCCTACGAATGCCCTGACTGCCCCAAACGATTTAGCGACATTAAAGCCCGAGACAGCCACATTCAAGGTCACAGAGGGCCCACACAGCACATTTGCAACATCTGTAAAATGGAGTTCAACAAAAAACACATCCTGGAAAGACACATGCTAGTCCATAGCGGGGACAAGTCCTACACATGCCTCGAGTGTCAGCGCTCCTTCAACCAAGCGAGCCATCTCAAGTCCCACTTGCGCCTCCACACCGGCGAGCGCCCGTACAAGTGCCAGCAATGTGACAAGTCCTTCAACCACAACGTGAGTCTGAAAAGCCACGTCCAGCGCTACCACCCAGGCCTTGGCTACGGGACcaaggagaaggaagagggacAGGAGCTCATCTCAAACTCAGCGACTCAGACTGAACAACAGGTAATGATAGAGGAGAGTCGAGAGCCAAACGCAGAGACTGGGCAGAAGAGAGTGAAGAGGGCACTCAgggcagggaggaagaggaaacgACAGACCTTTGACCCTGAGGAGTTTGGAGAGAGTAACAACAGTGACTCAGAATTCAACCcagaagaggaggagagcgggAGCAACAGTGACTCTGACTTCAACCCAGAGGAAGAAGAGAGTGGGAGCAAAAGGAGGAGTACAGGTAGACCAATAGGCAGACCAAAAGGAAGACCAGGGACCACCAGAAAGATCTATGCAGGAACTGTTGGTAAAGAGCTTGATGGATCGAACCTGAATGAACACAAATCTGCAAAACAGTGGGATCAGGAGGAAGCGAGGCGGAGCGACCCAGaggtggtgggggagagagggagcaaaaGGAAAGCCACAagcagaggaagggggagaggcagGGGAAGACCAAAAACCATTAGAGAGATGCATGAGGGAACTACTTGCGAAGAGCTTGTTGGATCTAACCTGAATGAACAAGTACCATCAATAGAGACTGCTCTTTCTGAACTTTTAGAGAGTTGTTGGTCAATTCAAAATGTAGATGAGGCTTTTGACCCGATGCCAAATTAA